ATTCATACTATGCTTCCAAGATAGATACTGCCCCATCCTCAGTCAGTCCTGTTACAGTTCTAGAAAATGGAGGCTCAAGACTTTAGGATGTATCAAATTTCCCAGGGCAAGAAAAACTGGAGTGTCCCTTGGAACATGGCTctaaactaaaaagcaagtaaccaGCTTTCCCTTCTGACCTCACCTACAAAAGGTACCTCTCAATCTCCCGGGAAATTATTCTGctttgaatattaaaaacaaatgtaaaaatctaTAAGCAAACATTACATAAAGTACTTTGACATTTTCTCTTATTATCAGACTCTTGAGACAAAAACATCCCTTCAAAATGGACATCCTCTTGCCCCAGCAAACTGAGTTTGGTGGTACATTGTCAGCATCTTGTTTTATTATTGATATAAGGATGGTGCTACAGTAATGAAGGTAATTTTACAAACTCAGACTGGTCTTAGTACTTAAACTCTTTTGACACTGAAGCTAAACAGTGTTTCAAATTACTAACCTTTAAATGACTGGGATGGAAAACAGGCCTTAGCGGACCGGCAGTGTTAATCTCCACAGAGACAGTTCATTGAAATGTTTCTTCTGACATAAGAGTAGTAAgtggaaatcttttaaaataaggatAGAACATGTACAAAAAAAAGTTTCTGCAGCTTGTTTCCTCGTCCTAAGCCTGAGAGAAACAAgacagataaatatttttttttttttaagccaaatgGGCTTGTGTACAGTTTTCACAGCTGTAGACCTCTTACTTGTGTATTGCGGCTGTGGTTGGGTTAACTATGCTCGACGACTTGAGACCCATCTGGGTGCAAAGGTAGAAGCATACACACACTGGCATGGTAGGTGGCAGAGGCACACTGTAAAAGCAAAGCTTGGCTGTGCTGGTGCAGCCCACGGGAAATTCCCCTCTGCAAAGGCAGACCAGAATAGTCCTGCTTTATAAGAGCAGTGGATCAGTCCAGCAGGCAGTGGAGAAGTCACTGTTCTTCCCCAGcaaaacccttccctccccactccccatttTAAAGACACACAGTGTGAGAGAACTCTGTAGTTATAACCATCAAGGTCTAGTGCTGCTCAGCTTCTTCTTGCTTCTTATCCTGACGTGTTGTCCTTGCTGCCTGTGGTATCATATTCGGGATCCCATCAATGATTGGATACGCTATTCCCAACTCatcattaattaattcatttgttGATGCTTCATAtctgagggagaaaaggaataaaatgagtTGTGGAAAACTAAAGCTTAGAAGGGCTTGATGCTGAATAAACAGCACAGTCTGTGCAGTTTTTGATATAGAGTTACTCCTCCAATGgccttattgttttgtttttgttttttacagcctgatcccagccccttccccttctcctcccagtctcattcTCGTgatccctcccccatctctccctccttcttctcagtgcccctgcatatatgtaacagatatgCAACAGCTTTATTCTTAAAAGCATAAGCCAATCCAACCATTTCTCTTAGAAAACCATCTTATAATGGTTTTCAGATTAGATTCAGTATTTCTCATATTATCTTTTTTGACTTTATTTCCAATTTATGCCTTAACTTCTACACAATTAGCTAAACAGTAAAGAAAAGGTGAtttcaagaaaccaaataacCTTTTATTATACAGAAACTAATCTAGAAAAGTGAAAATGAGAATAACCTGTAATAAGCAGTAACCTGCTACCCAAAAACAACCACATTTTGGCATTTACTCATTTAGTAATACTAATGGCTACCATTGCTCTGTGAGTTTGGAACTGTGGTTTGCATTTCCCCCCAAATCAGCTGAAggttaaaaatttaataaaacccAGATAGCCCACACAATTGAAAGCAATGGACAATGCACAGTCAGATTAACAATGCCAGGCATTAGGTGTACGGGGCTAGCACTTCACAAGACTCTGGAAGCTACAAcgttttttattttctcttagacAGTAAATTGCTCTGGATTTGAGTGTCTGTGGCTCATACACGTGGTAGTCTACTGGCAACAAGAGACGTTTTAAGAAGGTTGAAGCCAGTAGTGGCGTTTTACTCCCTTAATCTCCTGCTctaaagaggctgaggcaggaaaagtaTCACAacttcgaggctagcctggcctacataagagTTCCAGAGAGGATCAATCCAAACAgggaaacttgtctcaaaacaaaacaaagacaaagagcgGGGCTGGGAAGATTCGTAAGTTAATAAAGTGTTTGCCCTGTAAACGCAAGGACCTGAGTGCTGATCCTCAGTTAAGTAATATAAACTCTCAGCTCTATTTGCTCCAGGTTCTATgattcccttccccacccccacgcccagaaaaaagcaaaaacaaaaaccaaaaaccgggagtgattgaagaagacagtGCACGGTGACCGCCTTTGATGTCACGCatgttctctcacacacacacacatacatacaagcaacaacaacaaaaaaaaacaaaaacaaaaaccagaaagagaagaaagagtacAGACGCTGGCCCTGGGCCAACAGGACCTAGCTACTAGCCACGCTGAGAAAACACACCTTGTTTTAAAGCCTCCAGGATTGACTGTTAAGGGCAACCAATGGAGAGCCCGAGAAAATCTCAGCTCCGGTCGTGGGCGGGACTGAGCCCAGCAGGGAAGCGTCCTGGTGGGGACCGGCTGGCTGTGGCCACAGGCCACCACCCAACCCCTGGGAAAAGTGGCAGGTGAATCTCACCTAAGCGGCTTCTTGGAGAGCGGACACACCAAAACCCGCAGCAGTGCCGGGTGGAAGGTGCGGGGCTCTCCAGCCTTCTCGCTTTGGCCCGCGCAGGACCTGGCCCCGGGCACCGGCAGACATCTCCAGGCGACCCTAGATGGTGCGCGTGGCTTCCGCAGCACCTGGGCGAGCACGTGGCACGTGGCGCTCAGCATGGCGGCTCAGACAGCAAGGAGGTCCCACTCCGCACTCCTCGTCTTCAGGGCTCCTACCCGCCGGGTCACCCTGGCCCGGCCCCGCCCCTCTGTGCTCCGTTGAACTCAGCCCCAGCACAGCCAGGATTCGCGTTGTGGTTCCGGGAGCAGAACCGACGTTCCCGGGTAGGGAAACTGTAAACTAAACCAGTCCTCATGCAGGTGTCCAACTTTTCAACATTGCTAATGACAGATGTGCCAAGAAGTCAGGGACCGGACTCCAGCCATACAACGCGAGGTTTCGACTTCCATGCTTATCTTCAAAGAGTCTTCAAACACAGGCATCCAGTACTGGTTTAATACACTCAATAGTGTGTTAGAAGCAACAGCTTGTTTAATAGTAATCGTACAGTATTACATTCTGTGTCACCCTGTTTGGATTCCGCCCCCAATCAAAAATGTAAGAGCCTGAAAGAATAGCGTTTTCCTCTTACTCTGTAAACTGTGAAGGCTTTTACAAGTTAAGGGTTGTTAGACTTGTGACTACTATGATAAAGCACAACCAATTCGTGCCTGTAAATGAGCTGttttcaatctgtgggtcacaacccctttgggggtgtAATGGCCCTTTCATAGGGGCTCTCTAAGATCATTGAAAAACAGATTCTTATGCTACAATACATAACAGTATAGAAAGATTAATAACTGTCCCTCCTATAACTGAAGTTATAACTGAGTGGGCACGGAAAGGGGAACTTATCTATTTACAATTCTACGACTCATAACagtataaataagataaataataattaatggttagtaattaataataaataatattaataattgtCCCTATTATACAGTGAAGTTGAAGTGGGTATGGGAACGAAAACTTATTTAAGGGTctacaaggctagcctggtatggtggtacccacctttaatcccagcagtctggaagcagaggctggcagatctctgagtttgagactagcctgggctacagactaagttctaggacacccagagctacacaaagaaaccttgtctcaaaagccccGCCCCCCAATCCACAAGGCTGATTGACAGATTGTACAGAATTGGAATGTTGCAGGGCCAGAGCCAGATTGCCTTCAGCTATCTTTAGGTGCCTTAATAGCCATTCATTGCCTACTTCTGTGTCTGACCTAATGTTTTTGTGCAGACTATTGATAATTCTTTTGAGAATGTGCTAACAGCCCACTATCAGCTAATGTGAAagagaattcctggaaagaagctgtgtctgcatAGACTGCTTGACTGGCTTGAGCTTGGT
The Acomys russatus chromosome 10, mAcoRus1.1, whole genome shotgun sequence genome window above contains:
- the Pyurf gene encoding protein preY, mitochondrial, with amino-acid sequence MLSATCHVLAQVLRKPRAPSRVAWRCLPVPGARSCAGQSEKAGEPRTFHPALLRVLVCPLSKKPLRYEASTNELINDELGIAYPIIDGIPNMIPQAARTTRQDKKQEEAEQH